The Acinetobacter shaoyimingii DNA segment AGTTGAGTCGTTTCAGAAATTGTACGACTACCAATGCTACCCATAAATGATTGTTGAGAATCATCTTCGTAGACCATTACACCCATCTTGTCAGACATACCGTACTTGGTGACCATTGCTCGTGCCATTTTAGTTGCACGCTCAAAGTCATTTGACGCACCAGTCGACATCTGATTGATGAAGATCTCTTCCGCAATACGCCCACCAAACAAGATTGAAAGTTCATTCAACATCTTGTCTTTGTAATGACTGGTTTGGTCATGTTCAGGCAGCTGCCAAGTGACACCCAATGCCCAACCACGTGGCATGATCGTTACTTTATGCACAGGGTCTGTACCTGGAAGCAGTTCAGCAACAATCGCATGACCAGCTTCATGGTAAGCCGTTGCACGACGTTCTTCTTCACGAATCACCATCGATTTACGTTCAGGACCCATGTAAAGCTTATCTTTAGCATCTTCAAAGTCATGCATATCGACTGTGTTCTTGTTACGACGCGCAGCAAACAAAGCCGCTTCGTTAATCAAGTTCGCCAATTGTGCACCAGAGAAACCTGGTGTACCACGTGCAAGTACTTGTACATCCACACCTGTCACTGAAGGCAATTTTTTCAAATGTACATTCAGAATTTGTTCACGACCTTTAATGTCTGGAAGACCAACCATCACTTGACGGTCAAAACGGCCTGGACGAAGTAATGCTTTATCAAGAACGTCTGCACGGTTTGTCGCAGCAATCACGATAATACCTTCGTTGCCTTCGAAACCATCCATTTCTACAAGCATCTGGTTCAAGGTTTGTTCACGCTCATCGTGACCACCACCTGTACCCGAACCACGATGACGACCGACCGCATCGATCTCATCAATGAAGATAATACATGGCGCATGACGTTTTGCTTGTTCAAACATGTCACGTACACGAGACGCACCCACACCAACAAACATTTCAACGAAGTCAGAACCAGAAATACTAAAGAATGGTACTTTTGCCTCACCCGCAATGGCTTTAGCAAGTAATGTCTTACCTGTACCAGGAGGACCCACCATAAGCACGCCTTTCGGAATGCTTGCACCAAGGCGTTTAAATTTTGCAGGATCTTTTAAGAAATCAA contains these protein-coding regions:
- the ftsH gene encoding ATP-dependent zinc metalloprotease FtsH codes for the protein MSDLFKNAVLWLVILGVLILIFSNISDRDKPAALNYSEFIAAVNAGQIKQVTIDGERISGEKTNGSPFESIRPAVQDPELMPNLIKNKVVVEGTAPQRQGLLMQLLIASFPVLLIILLFMFFMRNMGGGAGGKNGPMSFGKSKAKMLSEDQIKVTFGDVAGCDEAKQEVVEIVDFLKDPAKFKRLGASIPKGVLMVGPPGTGKTLLAKAIAGEAKVPFFSISGSDFVEMFVGVGASRVRDMFEQAKRHAPCIIFIDEIDAVGRHRGSGTGGGHDEREQTLNQMLVEMDGFEGNEGIIVIAATNRADVLDKALLRPGRFDRQVMVGLPDIKGREQILNVHLKKLPSVTGVDVQVLARGTPGFSGAQLANLINEAALFAARRNKNTVDMHDFEDAKDKLYMGPERKSMVIREEERRATAYHEAGHAIVAELLPGTDPVHKVTIMPRGWALGVTWQLPEHDQTSHYKDKMLNELSILFGGRIAEEIFINQMSTGASNDFERATKMARAMVTKYGMSDKMGVMVYEDDSQQSFMGSIGSRTISETTQLEVDREVRRILDEQYNVARDILENNKDIAHAMVKALLEWETIDRDQIRDIIEGREPQPPKVYVAENPVVDIAATDGPLTPPPLPSLPKA